The Melanotaenia boesemani isolate fMelBoe1 chromosome 12, fMelBoe1.pri, whole genome shotgun sequence genome contains the following window.
TTTTAATGCTAAAGGTGAATGCACAATAGTTTGGTTCAAATGACGCTTATGTTTATCTAatgtaacaaaattaaatgttattgtcTCATTTTCTACTTTGTAATAATATATGACTAGGGTTGGTGTTCTGCTAAAGGACAGcaggaagtcaaagctagctacATGTTTTTCccgtgtttctaaattctctgatcagtttgaaaagaaatgttcaaaaccatttttataatgtagtttccagaaagaagcctaccaagtccaggtagaggtcctgtaggcttttccatctattttttctgagagaaatccagagttaatacgaaggatttatttattctttacagagCAGAGGCGATTTAGTTGGAATGAGCATTATTGGTTACTTGACTTTGTtgatattattttgttatgatttgTTATGCTGGCatcaaaagagagaaataaataaaacttaaagacctatATGCCAAGAAAATCCATAATTGTGACATTCCTATTTGAAAAGGTTCTGTAATCTTATATGGTTATACTAATATGGCCAAATGAAAGGCAACAAATACAAGTTttaaacattacattacaaTATCCAAATTTTTTTCCAAGATATAAAAGATGAAGGAATTATATGGGTCCAAGTAAAATCTGGCACTAACCTGTCAATAGCAATAGCTCCAAGGGTGAGCATGCTGGCTGAGCTGATGAGCAAGTAGAGTAGAGCAGTAAAATTGCACCACACCACCCCAAACACCCATTCTCTCTTTGCTGAGCTCACAGCTACAAATGGCAGCACCAGGACCGACAGCAGCAGATTGGATAAGGTCAGGCTGAACACAAACTTGTTGCTGGGTGTGAGCAGATATGGTCGGCGATAAAGGGTCGCCACGATCAACAGGTTCCCCAGACAGGCGAGGAGTGTGATGGTCACAATGGAGACCGACTCCAGGGCAGCCAGACCCTCGCCATTCCCCACAGAGGTGCAGTTCCTGCTGGTGTTCATGGTGAGAGACTGGGCCACCGGACAGGTGAAGCAATGGTAGGAGACTGTTGAAGAGGAACTGATGGTTACAAACTTGTAAACAAAACCTAACAAAAGAGCATCAACAAGCCATATGTCATCTCTTTATAAGCAAGTAATGaattatgaaagaaaaacacaacaggtTGTGATGACTACTCTGGTTTTGAATCTGTTTTTCCTTATCAGAAAGTTCCATAATATATAAATTTTAAGTCAAGCTGTCAGAACTGAATTCAAACAACTCAGACAATAACATATAAAACAATcacactttaatattttttaatccaAGAAGAAGCAATGATTCTGCAATTACCAATATTATCTGGATAATGTCAATTATCTTGTCTGTTAAGCAATAAGGAAGTATGTAAAggcaacaaatattaaatatatataacaaatGATGATGCGGTTATAAGCAGATGAATGGACGTTTTTAACACACCAACATCAATTTGCATGTGACCACAGGAAGTTACATCgataaacactgaaaaccagtgtctattatctgtctgtctcaaataactaaataatcACAATTTATCTATGCTCTCGTGAACATGATCTAACAATATAACGCATCAAAATTATTCAGTAACGCTTATGTTATGTTACTTGGACATGGTGTGAACAGATTATCGAGCATGAGGCAGTCAGTATTTACAACCTTTCCCATTCTAAAATCACCGCAAActaaagctttatttaaaatattattcaaAATTCAAAGCATTAAGGGTGAGAAAACCTCTGCAGTCTGCATTGTTTGATCCCAGAAACGCATCTTTGTTGTCACCCCTGCTGTTAgctttgtgtgtgagtgtaattttTTGGAAGTGAAAGTTAAGCTAAGCACAATAATTAGCgacatttttttctgagcaGCTAAATGCTGATAGAATTTCGTGAAAAGGGCGAAGCGCTAtaaccaccaccacccccagtTCCAACTTGATACCAGTAACGCTAACGTTAGCTAAAACTGCCGTTAGTTAGCCAAGTTTGGCTAAAACTTCTCCCATTGTCCCCCCGAAACTCTGATTTTTACCTGCTTTGGCTCGGCGCTGTGGCTCCACATTCCCCCCCTCTGCAAAGACAAAACGCCCATCTTCCTTGACTGTTTGGACAGTACACGCCTAGGGGAGTGAGAAGAGGCTAAAAAATCCTCCTCAACGCCGGTCGGCTTGTACTACTTTGTATCATTTGTCCCTCCTCAGAGAAATCTCAAACGGCCAGCTGCGGCTGCAATGGcgtcctcctccacctcccacCTCAGCTACAACTCACTCTCGCAGCCACCCCTTGGTGTGTGGGTGGTCGCAGAAGAACaatgctttgttttcatgtcaCAGTTAAAGCAACTATCCTAATTTTTCTGCGGTATATGCGTGTTTTCTTATATACAATCAAGTAACCTTTATGTCATTTGTGTTGAgaacttttaaaatgatgtcTCTTACGGTTGCAGGAGCAACATGTTATGTGGATTTTTGTTTCGTAAACCATATGTGTACATGTATAGGTCTTCACAAAGTTGCTTGTTGATAAACGGAGTGGTACACAGCATCGCATTTTATCCGCCTGGACCACACACGTAGATCATAGCTTCCCGCACAAGCACGTCATCTGCAGTCCTCCAATGGGAAACTGCGCGCATTACTGTCTCTGTCCGCTTGGCGGCGCACTCTAACAAAACCGTTATAGACCCAGTTAATAATATTGTCCTAATATGAGAATATtaccatttatattttatatatcatataaacacacacacacacacacacacacacacacacacacacacacacacacacacacatacacacatatatatataacccaTTTATATATCATATTATGATATATAAATggtattacataaaaaatatatgagTAACCAGGAAAACGCAGTTTAAGAATAGGAAGTATTATATCGACAAAATACAGAATATCAATACAAATACATTAATTTGTGGTGGATttgcatggaactagttttatttttttatgaaagacATGCAGCTTCCTATTCTTCCTTCCTAATTATTATCCTGGATTAAGTGTATTTATCTGGTTTGAAAAAAGTAACCATCACACATTAAAGAAGTCAAATGTATAATGTATTCTCTAGTCAAAAGTGAGCCCATGTGTCTGACACAATAGTTAGTTGAATGTGGGTCATGCAACCGGAAAACTATTCAAAATACCACAGCAAATCCACAACAGAATGcctgaaaaacaacaataaagtgTTGCAATGACTAAAATCCAGAACTCAACCTGACTGAAAGACTTTGGCTCGACTTCAGAGGGTTTTGCATGAGGAAATGCTCATAAACTTCATTGCACTGAAACAATGCAGTAAAGAAACATGGGATAATATTACTCATAAATTGAGACTGATATCATGGCTAAGACATGCATGCAAACCCACCATGGCAGAAAGCTTTGCTCTGCAGGTAGAAATCGATCTTTATTGTTTGTCCATTGTTATTTAATGATCCcatatacattttgttttgataagctgtgatgattaaaaacaactaTGGGTATTTCTACAAAATCCTAAGTAATGTTGGTTTAACTTCATAGGACACACAGGGAATTCTATGAATTGTTTGGTTCATGGGAGGCATGGAGGGATTCAGTTTGTCAGTGTCACTGTCCCCAGTGAAATTCCACATACACAAAATGGGAAGTTTTGTAGAcctgaattaaaataattatatagtGTGACAGCTTTATAAACAcactaaatgtaaacaattatatttaatcgacttatttattacattttttaatttttgcatcATGGACTCTTAAGGGACAAAGTCAACCTTGACAGCTTTAAAAATCCTTAGCATAAGATGTTGCAATGTTGCAGCTGCATGTGAACACTTTTAACCAGAAACTTGGGTTTTTACTCTTATAACACAATCATTCCATTTACTGTGAAAAGTGTTGGTCCATTTCctgacctttaaaaacaaaacatcgctaaaaagtaaaatgtcatACATGCAACAATTAGCCtttttctttaagagacctgtaGAAAATCgtgtgaggaaaagaaaatcaccAGCACATCCATGCCATGAAATGCAGCGATTTCCTAACTTTGAACATGGATAACGTGTTCAACGCTGCTCTGAATTTCTTTTcagaacaagaaaacaagaaaagaaaaaaagcaagtgATTATTAACAATGTAAAAACTCTGCTTGTTCCAATTCAGGCTCACAgggaaactggagcctatcccagcagctagcaggcgagaggcagggtacaacctgaacaggtcgccagtctattACAGGTCACCCAAAAAACTGGTAAAACTTCAACATGCCAGGAGtccaaaacaacattaatcGAGTTAAACACTCACATTTCACACAGACATTTTCACTGCTGGTCTCCATCCTCTGTTGTACCAAATGTAAACAGTCTGAAAATAGCCTCATATTTAACTATGGACATTGATAGTGTAttaaacaatgtaaacaaagtCACTTTGGGctcattttttaatgttgagGTGCATGTCGGTGGTTCAACACTACACCCAAATCTTAATTAAAACTTAAGCATGGGGATCTGTGGAGCGTAGTCAGTCAGAAGAGAAACCATCAGACCCTGAAAGAGAGGTTAGTTGTGACTATTAGTATACCAGGATATTCCAACAGGATTAAATTGAATGCACAAATCCTCATTTTCCACCAGATTACCCACCATGATGGTCCATTTCCTATTCTCAGCCTCAGGGAAAACAAGGGAGCGGGATGAGTAGAATACCTGGTCATCCACCTCCTCCAGCTTCCTGGGAAGGCAGTGCAGGAAGGTCCAGTCTGGCTTGGCCACACTTCCTGTCTGTAATGGACCGACACCAAAACATGATAGTAAAACACAGCGTGTCGGCACTTCAGGTGCCATTATCTGAATAGAAATCAATTAAATGTTAAAGGTTATTTTGCCCAGGGTTATGTTGTGATAATATAGTTCTAATGAATGCTTTTGATTATGATAATTGTGCAGCTAAAATATGATATGACAACTCTATACTAGAGACAACAGCAAAGATAAATGCTGGCTTCTTATTTTCCAAAGATAAGATACAGATATAGGGGTAATGATTTAGGCTTTTTTTAGGCCTTTAGGCTTCTTTACCTGCATTGTAATCTGGTATCCTTCAAAGTCCTTaaccctcttcttcttctcttcttcctgtcCCATGCTAACCCAGGTGTCGGTGACCAACACGTTGCTGCCTTGGGCAGCCTCCATTGGATCGGAGGTCAGAACAAGCTGGGTCCCatgctgaaacagaaaaaaacttttataatgaatatttaaatCAGAAAATGGATGTTGTCGTCTAAATTCCTGATGCCAAAGAACGTCGCACCTGTTTGGACAGCCTCTGTGCCTCTTCAATAACCCTTTTTTCTGGCTCATAACCCTATGCATGAAGGTACAGTTTTATTGAAGCGCAAACTATAAACAACACAACaagtaaaagataaaatcatGCAAATGATGGTGTTAAAAGAGCTAAACCTTTGGCGTAGCAATTTTAAGATGAACTCCCAGTTTGGCTGCAGTCATCATGAAGGAGTGGAGGACATTGTTCCCATCTCCAATCCAGCTGATTGTCAGTCCACTAAGGGAACCATAATGCTCCTAGAGGAGAATTATTTAACAATTCATTTTCATGTActggataaataaaatgtggaatatTGTTGGCAAGGACTACCTGTAAGGTAAGGAAGTCTGCCAAAATTTGGATGGGGTGATAAAGGTCAGAAAGACCATTAATGATGGGAATCGAAGCCTCCTTGTCCAGTTCCTCCAGTGTTGAGTGGCTGTACACGCGTGCCAAAACTATATCACAAAGTCCTGAAAGAACCCTGAGGAGACACATTAGAGAGTCCCGGAAAGgctctttttaaacat
Protein-coding sequences here:
- the otc gene encoding ornithine transcarbamylase, mitochondrial, whose translation is MALRLLSVNNVLLKCLRSCHYRLARGFSTGAADFGQVNLKGRSCLTLKDFNSEEIKRLLWVSGDLKHQIKHKKQYLPLLQGKSIAMIFEKRSTRTRMSTETGFALLGGHPCFLTSQDIHLGVNESSTDTARVLSGLCDIVLARVYSHSTLEELDKEASIPIINGLSDLYHPIQILADFLTLQEHYGSLSGLTISWIGDGNNVLHSFMMTAAKLGVHLKIATPKGYEPEKRVIEEAQRLSKQHGTQLVLTSDPMEAAQGSNVLVTDTWVSMGQEEEKKKRVKDFEGYQITMQTGSVAKPDWTFLHCLPRKLEEVDDQVFYSSRSLVFPEAENRKWTIMGLMVSLLTDYAPQIPMLKF